From one Lactiplantibacillus paraplantarum genomic stretch:
- a CDS encoding helix-turn-helix transcriptional regulator: MNIELFIARRKALGLSQKALADGICTQATLSKFENNGKAPAIRIVAQLCQRLNLQLEDVFPTERVADAAVLKVLEQVEFDLITTEYQDAEVQLEKVADMPRHDRETKLQYCYLKGYVAALNHHPISDVIFNFDQIITDLDESHITIYTQLAYCGIGIAYQQNKDNDKAQYYFEKVRHALPNLPLETTASVWRVINLAYYTGAFYANIGDTPRSLQLLDYGIEICARFHVTYYAARIKFLQAQLTEDPAKIHEYLNDAAALARMNNNRQLLKNISSYSNSH, translated from the coding sequence ATGAATATTGAGCTTTTCATTGCCCGTCGCAAAGCCCTCGGACTTTCTCAAAAAGCCCTTGCAGACGGCATTTGTACTCAGGCGACACTAAGCAAGTTTGAAAACAACGGCAAGGCTCCCGCGATACGAATCGTTGCCCAGCTTTGTCAGCGACTAAACCTGCAATTAGAAGATGTCTTTCCAACTGAACGTGTGGCCGATGCCGCCGTTTTAAAAGTCTTGGAACAAGTTGAATTCGATCTGATTACGACAGAGTATCAGGATGCTGAAGTCCAGCTTGAAAAAGTAGCGGATATGCCGCGTCACGACCGTGAAACAAAATTACAATACTGCTACCTAAAAGGTTACGTTGCGGCACTTAATCACCATCCAATTAGCGATGTCATTTTTAATTTTGACCAAATCATTACCGATTTAGATGAAAGCCACATTACAATCTATACACAATTGGCCTATTGTGGCATTGGGATTGCCTATCAACAGAATAAAGATAACGATAAGGCCCAATATTACTTTGAAAAAGTTCGGCACGCCCTGCCAAACTTACCACTAGAAACGACTGCCAGTGTCTGGCGTGTAATCAATCTGGCTTATTACACTGGCGCTTTTTATGCCAATATTGGTGACACGCCTCGCAGTCTTCAACTGCTTGACTATGGGATTGAAATTTGTGCTCGCTTCCACGTAACTTACTATGCGGCTCGCATTAAATTCTTACAAGCCCAGCTAACCGAAGATCCCGCTAAAATTCACGAGTATTTAAATGATGCCGCTGCCCTTGCCAGAATGAACAATAACCGGCAATTGCTTAAGAATATTTCAAGTTATTCAAATTCTCACTAA
- a CDS encoding peptide ABC transporter substrate-binding protein, giving the protein MKWKVILTTATAAATTGLLLAACSQSQTKTDNAGNLHTGMAQKQVLNWSENGSELTTLDTSLVTDSISANMINNTMEGLYRIGANNKITPGIATHTVISKDKKTYTFTLRKNAKWSNGDPVTAQDFVYSWRRTINPKTASQYAYLYSGIKNADQITNGKAKVASLGIKADSKYKLTVTLDKPLAYFKLLMGFAIFFPQNQHAVQKYGKGYGTTATKMVYDGPFTMQGWKGTNTTWTLNRNPKYWDKQHVYLEKINDQVVKSTTTGFNLFQSNKLDMATLSGEQVKNEKNNPKLVLRKTSRLNYLEFNQKKVPALANAKLRQAMSLTIDRHQLVSNVLADGSAVPKGFVTTGLATDPATNEDFATENTVTEAVAQNNAKAKQLWTEGLKEVGKKSLTLTLTHDNIDQTKEIAEYVQGQLEKELPGLKITDVTLPFKNRLARETSGDFQLAISGWQADFADPISDLGILTSTNDYNFGKWKNTDYDAAVKQAEQATNQTVRWTALGKAEKIIGTDECVAPLTQATIAQMVNPKLKGLIYNTSGTNYNFKNAYMAK; this is encoded by the coding sequence ATGAAATGGAAAGTAATATTGACAACTGCGACTGCTGCAGCAACAACTGGGCTTTTACTGGCGGCCTGTAGTCAAAGTCAGACTAAAACAGATAATGCTGGCAACTTACACACGGGGATGGCACAAAAACAAGTCTTGAATTGGTCCGAAAATGGTTCCGAGTTAACAACTCTAGATACATCACTAGTCACCGATTCCATTAGTGCCAATATGATCAACAACACGATGGAAGGACTATACCGCATCGGTGCCAATAATAAGATTACACCGGGAATTGCAACACACACGGTCATTTCTAAGGATAAGAAAACCTATACCTTTACACTCCGAAAAAACGCCAAGTGGAGTAATGGCGATCCCGTAACTGCACAAGACTTTGTCTACAGCTGGCGGCGAACCATCAATCCAAAAACCGCGTCCCAATACGCCTATCTTTATTCCGGTATCAAAAATGCTGACCAAATCACTAATGGTAAAGCCAAAGTGGCTAGTTTAGGTATCAAGGCCGATAGCAAATATAAGCTGACCGTGACGCTTGATAAACCACTAGCCTACTTCAAACTGCTAATGGGCTTCGCGATCTTCTTCCCACAAAACCAACACGCTGTTCAGAAATATGGCAAGGGCTACGGCACAACTGCCACCAAGATGGTCTATGACGGTCCCTTCACCATGCAGGGATGGAAAGGAACAAATACGACCTGGACTTTAAACCGCAATCCTAAATATTGGGACAAGCAACACGTTTACTTAGAAAAGATCAATGACCAAGTCGTTAAATCAACTACGACTGGCTTCAACTTGTTCCAAAGCAATAAACTCGATATGGCAACGTTAAGTGGTGAACAAGTTAAAAACGAGAAGAACAACCCCAAGTTAGTGCTCCGCAAGACATCCAGACTAAATTATTTGGAATTTAATCAGAAGAAGGTTCCCGCGTTAGCCAATGCTAAGCTACGGCAAGCCATGTCCTTGACTATTGATCGGCACCAACTCGTTTCAAATGTATTAGCCGATGGTTCAGCAGTACCAAAGGGATTCGTTACTACTGGTCTCGCCACTGATCCAGCTACTAATGAGGACTTTGCAACTGAAAACACTGTTACTGAAGCAGTTGCTCAGAATAACGCTAAAGCCAAGCAATTATGGACTGAAGGACTAAAAGAAGTTGGCAAAAAATCGTTAACCTTAACACTGACACATGATAATATTGATCAAACTAAAGAAATTGCCGAATATGTTCAAGGGCAGCTAGAAAAGGAACTCCCTGGCTTAAAAATCACTGATGTGACCTTGCCATTTAAAAACCGGCTGGCTCGTGAAACTTCCGGTGATTTTCAACTAGCTATCTCTGGCTGGCAAGCTGACTTTGCCGATCCTATTTCTGATCTCGGCATTCTCACTTCAACAAATGATTATAATTTTGGCAAGTGGAAGAACACCGACTATGATGCGGCCGTCAAGCAGGCTGAACAAGCTACTAACCAAACGGTACGTTGGACTGCATTAGGCAAAGCCGAAAAAATAATCGGTACTGATGAATGTGTCGCGCCATTAACCCAAGCAACAATTGCACAAATGGTCAATCCTAAGCTAAAAGGCCTGATTTACAATACTTCTGGTACAAACTACAATTTCAAAAATGCTTACATGGCTAAATAA
- a CDS encoding peptide ABC transporter substrate-binding protein translates to MQWKSFATIAAVTATTGVLLVGCGQSSSSTSNAGNTTSEMAKTQVLNWSENGQDLTTLDPSLATDVISGTMISNSQEGLYRLGKNSKVTPGIATKTTVSSDKKTYTFTLRKNAKWSNGDQVTAKDFVYGWRRTVNPKTASQYAYLYSGIKNADKIVSGKAKASTLGIKADGKYKLTVTLDKPMQYFKLLMGFVVFFPQNQHAVEKYGKDYGTSSSKMVYDGPFKMTGWKGTNSTWALKRNTNYWDKKHVYLTKINDQVVKSTTTAFNLFQSNKLDMATLSGQQVKNEKNNSKLVIRKSSRLNYLEFNQKKVKLLANKKIRQAMSLTLNRKQLVNDVLGDGSVTPKGFVTTGLATDPTTGKDFATENTVKSSVTQDTAKAKKLWQQGLKETGKKSVTLTLTHDDTDQMKALAEYVQGQLEKELPGLKVQSVTVPYKTRISREIAGNFQLVISAWQADFADPISDLGIMTSTNDYNFGKWTNKTYDQAIDTANSTTSTTKRWQALATAAETLGTDQGVAPLSQNVIAQMVNPKLKGLIYNTAGINYNFKSAYMAK, encoded by the coding sequence ATGCAATGGAAATCATTTGCAACAATCGCAGCAGTAACCGCAACCACTGGGGTCTTATTAGTGGGTTGCGGGCAATCTTCATCTAGTACGAGTAACGCCGGCAATACTACGTCCGAGATGGCCAAGACTCAAGTTCTCAATTGGTCAGAAAACGGCCAGGACTTAACTACCTTAGACCCATCTCTGGCAACCGACGTGATTAGTGGTACCATGATCAGCAACTCCCAAGAAGGGTTATACCGTTTAGGGAAGAATAGTAAGGTCACACCTGGAATTGCCACCAAGACCACTGTTTCTAGTGATAAAAAAACTTACACATTTACGCTACGCAAAAATGCTAAGTGGAGTAACGGCGACCAAGTGACCGCTAAAGATTTCGTCTATGGTTGGCGGCGAACTGTCAATCCTAAAACTGCCTCGCAGTACGCTTACTTGTATTCCGGCATTAAAAATGCTGATAAGATTGTCAGTGGTAAGGCCAAGGCTAGTACGTTAGGTATCAAGGCCGATGGTAAGTATAAGTTAACCGTAACGCTTGATAAACCAATGCAATACTTTAAATTATTAATGGGCTTCGTCGTATTCTTCCCGCAAAACCAACATGCCGTTGAAAAATACGGGAAGGATTACGGGACTAGTTCTAGCAAAATGGTCTACGATGGTCCGTTCAAGATGACCGGTTGGAAGGGTACCAACTCAACTTGGGCGCTTAAGCGTAATACTAATTATTGGGATAAAAAGCACGTTTACTTAACCAAAATTAACGATCAAGTTGTCAAATCAACTACAACTGCTTTCAATCTTTTCCAAAGCAACAAACTTGATATGGCAACCCTCTCTGGACAACAAGTTAAAAATGAAAAGAATAATTCTAAGTTAGTAATCCGTAAATCTTCCCGTTTGAATTATTTGGAATTCAATCAAAAGAAAGTTAAGTTACTTGCTAATAAAAAGATTCGTCAAGCAATGTCGTTGACGCTCAACCGTAAACAATTAGTCAATGATGTTCTAGGTGACGGTTCAGTTACACCTAAAGGTTTTGTCACCACTGGTCTAGCAACTGATCCCACTACTGGTAAAGATTTCGCAACTGAAAACACGGTCAAATCCTCGGTGACCCAAGATACTGCTAAAGCTAAAAAGCTTTGGCAACAAGGCTTGAAAGAAACCGGTAAAAAATCGGTTACTTTGACCTTGACGCATGACGATACTGACCAGATGAAGGCTCTTGCCGAATACGTTCAGGGGCAACTAGAAAAAGAGCTCCCCGGACTGAAAGTTCAAAGTGTCACGGTACCATACAAAACAAGAATTTCTCGAGAAATTGCTGGTAACTTCCAATTGGTCATCTCCGCATGGCAAGCTGATTTTGCCGATCCAATTTCCGATCTCGGTATCATGACGTCAACTAACGACTACAACTTTGGCAAGTGGACCAATAAGACTTATGATCAAGCAATTGATACGGCCAATAGCACGACTAGCACAACCAAACGTTGGCAAGCACTAGCCACTGCCGCTGAAACATTGGGGACTGACCAAGGTGTTGCACCACTTTCACAAAATGTCATTGCTCAGATGGTTAACCCCAAATTGAAAGGACTTATTTACAACACAGCCGGCATCAACTATAACTTTAAGAGTGCCTACATGGCCAAATAA
- a CDS encoding GNAT family N-acetyltransferase, whose translation MKTEHLTHLTPQQLDQLMSIWLSGNLTAHPFVHTGYWHEQAPFVRAALQEAEIIIGLADDPDDRILGFIGLQANYIAGLFIRKDAQHQGIGTALLTLVKNNHQCLRLNVYIANRQAVAFYHHSGFRVLNQTIDQATNQPEYTMQWQR comes from the coding sequence ATGAAGACTGAACACTTAACTCATTTAACGCCCCAACAACTCGACCAACTCATGTCGATCTGGTTATCAGGTAATCTAACGGCCCACCCCTTTGTACACACTGGTTACTGGCACGAACAAGCTCCCTTCGTTCGTGCAGCCTTACAAGAAGCTGAAATCATTATCGGATTAGCTGATGATCCCGATGATCGGATTCTTGGTTTTATTGGCTTACAAGCTAATTACATTGCAGGCCTTTTCATTCGTAAAGATGCCCAGCATCAGGGCATTGGCACGGCGTTGTTGACACTGGTTAAAAACAACCATCAATGCTTGCGGCTGAACGTTTACATTGCTAATCGCCAAGCCGTCGCATTTTATCACCACAGTGGCTTCCGCGTTCTCAATCAGACCATTGACCAAGCCACTAATCAGCCGGAATATACTATGCAATGGCAACGTTAG
- a CDS encoding phosphoglycerate dehydrogenase → MYQIKTYNAIAPAGLNTFTADYALNQSEHPDAYLIRSVNLHDESLPTSLKVIVRAGAGVNNVPIKQATANGTAVFNTPGSNANAVKELIIGLLIMASRNLLAATTYSAQHAEADISQRTEHDKTQFNGIELTGKTLAVIGLGHVGSLVANAALNLGMNVIGYDPYLSADAAWNIAKQVQRAATLPDAVKNADFVTVHVPKNADTYHLIDEKALAAMPAGVQLFNYSRLGIVDNTAVISALTTKKVAHYYTDFGETQLAEHPAVTVTPHIGGSTIEAEINGATQAARTIMTYLETGNVHAAINLPDLNVPFNAAYRFTIIHQNVPNMVSQITAKLATANLNIATMANAAKNQTAYTIIDVDDLQQLSQTDLITELNKIPAVIRVRLLKQSVNL, encoded by the coding sequence ATGTATCAAATTAAAACATATAATGCCATTGCTCCGGCCGGACTGAATACTTTTACTGCTGACTACGCTCTTAATCAATCTGAACATCCTGACGCCTACCTAATTCGCTCGGTCAACCTTCATGATGAATCATTACCCACGTCACTCAAGGTAATTGTCCGCGCTGGCGCCGGAGTTAACAACGTTCCGATTAAACAGGCAACTGCTAACGGCACCGCTGTTTTTAATACCCCGGGCAGTAATGCTAACGCCGTTAAGGAACTCATTATTGGACTACTCATCATGGCATCGCGTAACTTATTAGCTGCAACGACTTATTCGGCTCAGCATGCCGAAGCTGATATTTCCCAACGAACCGAACACGACAAAACTCAATTTAACGGCATCGAATTAACAGGTAAAACCCTAGCCGTTATTGGATTAGGCCACGTTGGGTCCTTAGTTGCCAATGCAGCACTGAATCTAGGCATGAATGTAATTGGCTACGACCCTTATCTATCAGCGGATGCCGCTTGGAATATTGCGAAGCAAGTTCAGCGCGCTGCAACGTTACCAGATGCGGTCAAAAATGCTGATTTTGTAACAGTTCACGTCCCTAAGAATGCTGACACCTATCATCTAATTGATGAAAAGGCATTAGCTGCCATGCCAGCAGGCGTACAATTATTTAATTATTCACGACTTGGTATCGTCGACAATACGGCCGTTATTAGCGCGCTAACCACGAAGAAAGTTGCCCACTACTACACGGACTTTGGTGAAACACAGCTTGCCGAGCACCCAGCTGTAACCGTCACACCCCACATCGGCGGATCGACCATCGAGGCTGAAATTAACGGCGCTACCCAAGCAGCCCGCACAATCATGACCTACTTAGAAACTGGCAACGTTCACGCCGCCATCAATTTACCCGATTTAAACGTGCCATTTAACGCCGCTTACCGCTTTACGATCATTCATCAAAATGTACCTAACATGGTAAGTCAAATTACAGCCAAATTAGCAACAGCAAATCTCAACATCGCCACTATGGCTAACGCCGCTAAGAACCAGACTGCTTATACCATTATCGACGTGGATGACCTTCAGCAGCTGTCACAAACCGATTTAATTACTGAATTGAACAAAATTCCAGCAGTTATTCGCGTTCGCCTGCTAAAGCAGAGTGTGAATTTATGA
- the serC gene encoding 3-phosphoserine/phosphohydroxythreonine transaminase, translated as MSIYNFSAGPAVLPQPVIAQIQAELPSFQDSGMSILEISHRSNLFEQVLHDAEQDLRDLLTIPDNYHVLFFQGGGTLQFTAAPLNLARHHRIGLLDSGHWAQRAAAEAERVGTKVHVLASGAETNFKQLPILARPVDQNLDYVHLTTNNTIEGTMTTALPNTGRVPLAADMSSNFLGESYQVSDFGLIFAGAQKNLGPAGLTIVIVRDDLIGHVDNLPSMLDYQLFAAKNSMFNTPPVFAIYAAGLVLKWLKQQGGLDTMVARNHAKAALLYDFLDQSRLFTNPVKTSDRSTMNVPFITGNTDLDNQVIQDAQEHGLVNLKGHRLVGGMRASLYNAMPLAGVQALVDYLDNFEAHHR; from the coding sequence ATGTCAATTTATAATTTTTCTGCCGGCCCCGCCGTCTTACCACAGCCAGTCATCGCTCAAATTCAAGCGGAATTGCCATCATTTCAAGATTCCGGCATGAGTATTTTAGAAATATCACACCGCTCTAATTTATTCGAACAAGTCCTACACGATGCTGAACAAGACCTTAGAGATTTGCTGACGATTCCTGACAATTATCACGTACTCTTCTTTCAAGGTGGCGGCACACTACAGTTTACAGCTGCCCCACTTAATCTGGCACGTCATCATCGCATCGGGTTACTTGACAGTGGTCACTGGGCACAACGCGCCGCTGCAGAAGCCGAACGGGTTGGCACAAAGGTCCATGTTCTAGCCAGTGGTGCCGAGACAAACTTTAAACAACTACCAATTTTAGCACGGCCAGTTGATCAAAATCTCGATTATGTTCATCTGACAACTAATAATACTATCGAAGGGACGATGACGACCGCCTTGCCTAATACGGGGCGCGTACCACTTGCTGCTGATATGTCATCGAATTTCTTAGGTGAGTCCTACCAAGTAAGTGATTTCGGACTGATCTTTGCCGGTGCCCAGAAGAACCTTGGCCCAGCCGGTCTAACAATTGTGATTGTACGTGATGATCTAATCGGCCACGTTGACAATCTGCCCAGCATGTTGGATTATCAACTATTTGCAGCGAAAAATTCAATGTTCAACACACCACCAGTTTTCGCCATCTACGCGGCAGGACTCGTTCTAAAGTGGCTAAAACAGCAGGGCGGCCTTGATACAATGGTTGCCCGTAACCATGCTAAAGCTGCCTTACTTTACGACTTTTTAGACCAGTCACGACTATTTACTAACCCTGTTAAGACTAGCGATCGATCAACGATGAACGTGCCATTTATCACTGGCAATACCGACCTAGATAATCAAGTTATCCAAGATGCTCAAGAACACGGGTTAGTCAACCTGAAAGGCCATCGCTTAGTAGGCGGGATGCGTGCGAGTCTCTATAATGCCATGCCGCTAGCCGGTGTTCAGGCGCTCGTCGACTACCTAGATAATTTTGAAGCCCATCATCGTTAG
- a CDS encoding histidine phosphatase family protein: protein MTTFYVVRHGQTTANAQNLKQGTINTAITHLNPIGQQQAQDLHDTFDISFADRLICSPLDRTQATAAILNQGRGLPISLDERLLEISYGQWDGQDNTRLLAAYPQYFDPLLQDVLPSYVEVATDGESFAQVQQRVQAFLTTTAQAHPDERIIVVTHGFTVKAMVLAVLKPSDPMSLPEPANTSVTKIVVDAIHSRQYLAYYNRLTQF, encoded by the coding sequence ATGACAACCTTTTACGTGGTACGACATGGTCAAACAACGGCTAATGCTCAAAATTTAAAACAAGGTACGATCAATACGGCGATTACACATTTGAATCCCATTGGTCAGCAACAAGCGCAGGATTTACATGATACGTTTGATATTAGTTTTGCGGATCGCCTGATTTGTAGTCCACTCGATCGTACTCAGGCGACGGCTGCAATCTTAAATCAAGGTCGGGGGCTACCGATTAGCCTAGATGAGCGATTATTGGAAATTTCATACGGTCAGTGGGATGGACAGGATAATACGCGCCTGTTAGCGGCTTACCCGCAATACTTTGATCCGCTTTTGCAGGATGTTTTGCCTAGTTATGTGGAAGTTGCTACGGATGGTGAATCCTTTGCACAAGTACAACAACGGGTGCAGGCATTCTTGACAACAACAGCTCAAGCACATCCAGATGAGCGGATCATTGTCGTGACACACGGATTTACCGTTAAAGCAATGGTCTTAGCCGTTTTGAAACCAAGTGATCCGATGAGCCTGCCAGAGCCGGCCAATACTAGTGTGACCAAAATTGTGGTGGATGCCATCCATAGTCGACAGTACTTAGCGTACTACAATCGGTTAACACAATTTTAA
- a CDS encoding aldo/keto reductase: MTYSAASTRYDGLPIRRVGKTGLQLPVVSLGLWRNFGDEAPFANSREVVLDAFDHGVFSFDLANNYGPSKGSAERTFGQIMQRDLKPYRDELVITTKAGYPAWPGPYGAFGSRKTLISSLDRSLKQMHLDYVDIFYSHRPDPNIDLRETAAALDQLVRQGKALYVGISNYDREQTATMIKYFNEMHTPFTVNQYSYNMLNQQAQATGLIDYLGQHNAGLVAYGPLAEGLLTQRYLRGIPADFPIHRTNKYLFDQGMTNVVKQLNDLNQIAQQRGQTLAQMALAWLLRSQIVTSVIIGTTSIDHLHANLEATNNLTFSDDEVKAITAILQ, from the coding sequence ATGACATATTCAGCAGCATCAACGCGCTATGATGGATTACCAATTCGGCGAGTAGGTAAGACTGGGTTACAATTACCGGTGGTCTCGTTAGGGTTATGGCGCAATTTTGGCGATGAAGCACCATTTGCTAATTCACGAGAAGTGGTGTTAGATGCTTTTGATCATGGTGTTTTTAGCTTTGATTTAGCAAACAATTATGGACCGTCGAAGGGATCAGCTGAACGGACTTTTGGACAAATCATGCAACGAGATTTGAAGCCATACCGCGATGAATTAGTGATTACGACTAAAGCTGGATATCCAGCATGGCCGGGACCATATGGGGCTTTTGGCTCGCGCAAGACTTTGATTAGTTCGCTGGATCGCAGCCTCAAACAGATGCACTTAGATTACGTGGATATTTTTTATTCACATCGCCCAGATCCTAATATTGATTTACGTGAAACAGCTGCAGCTCTTGATCAATTGGTACGACAAGGCAAGGCGCTGTATGTGGGAATTTCAAATTATGACCGAGAGCAGACGGCGACGATGATTAAATATTTTAATGAAATGCATACGCCGTTTACGGTCAATCAATATTCATATAATATGCTGAACCAACAAGCTCAGGCAACGGGTTTGATTGATTATTTAGGTCAGCATAATGCGGGATTAGTGGCATATGGTCCATTAGCTGAAGGGCTATTGACGCAGCGTTACTTGCGAGGCATTCCGGCTGACTTTCCGATTCATCGGACAAATAAATATTTGTTTGATCAGGGGATGACTAATGTGGTCAAGCAGTTGAATGACTTGAATCAAATTGCTCAACAACGGGGCCAAACCTTAGCGCAGATGGCATTAGCTTGGTTACTGCGGTCACAAATCGTTACCAGTGTCATTATCGGTACGACCAGTATTGATCATTTGCACGCGAATCTTGAAGCGACAAATAATTTAACCTTTAGTGATGATGAAGTTAAAGCGATTACCGCGATTTTGCAGTAA
- a CDS encoding iron chaperone, with translation MTPIETYIANTPQAYQHQLTVLRQTIVAILPEAQEQLKYQMPTFYWHENVIHFALFKHHFGLYPTPSAIDAFHDQLIDYKTSKGAVQFPLDQPLPLELITAITKFRRHEIMTKYDL, from the coding sequence ATGACCCCGATTGAGACATATATTGCTAACACCCCTCAGGCTTATCAGCATCAATTAACCGTCCTGAGACAAACCATTGTGGCCATCTTGCCTGAAGCACAAGAGCAGCTGAAGTACCAGATGCCGACCTTTTATTGGCACGAAAACGTCATTCATTTTGCGTTATTTAAGCACCATTTTGGCCTATACCCAACACCAAGTGCCATCGATGCTTTTCATGATCAGTTAATCGATTATAAAACTAGTAAAGGGGCCGTCCAATTTCCACTGGATCAGCCCCTACCACTTGAATTGATTACTGCCATTACCAAATTTCGTCGTCACGAAATCATGACCAAATACGACCTCTAG
- a CDS encoding NFACT family protein, whose translation MTITTDVDLVQTGLAHLIHHTRKQIESLTKALEHLPDASDLQVKGTLLKTYASQIDGHHHFVELPDYQHFGQQLSIKLDIKKSIMENAEDYFHRYRKSKRGQATVQQNLANAQAALQHQLATQAAFDPDNPQAVATLKQTLIATGAIHTHVLHSSKAPTPAHPRRFYTHDHVLVEVGKNSRQNDHLTLTARKDYYWMHAGGEIPGSHVVIHSNHPSEQTLQEAAVLTAYYSKGRDLNRVPVDVLTVGQMRKPKGAKAGLVTFSGPARTITVVPDAALATELRDQEDLQHDPD comes from the coding sequence ATGACAATCACAACTGATGTCGACCTAGTCCAGACTGGATTAGCGCACTTAATTCACCACACCCGTAAACAAATCGAATCATTGACAAAAGCACTAGAACACTTACCTGATGCCAGTGATTTGCAAGTAAAGGGCACGTTATTAAAGACATACGCCAGTCAGATCGACGGTCATCACCACTTCGTTGAATTACCTGACTACCAACATTTTGGTCAACAACTCAGTATTAAGCTCGATATTAAAAAATCAATTATGGAAAATGCCGAAGATTATTTTCATCGGTATCGCAAAAGTAAACGCGGTCAAGCAACCGTCCAGCAAAACCTGGCAAATGCTCAAGCAGCATTACAACATCAACTAGCTACACAAGCAGCGTTTGACCCTGATAATCCACAAGCGGTCGCAACCCTTAAACAAACCTTGATTGCTACGGGCGCGATCCATACTCACGTCCTACATTCATCTAAGGCTCCAACCCCTGCCCATCCACGCCGTTTCTACACCCACGACCATGTACTAGTAGAGGTCGGTAAGAATAGTCGTCAAAATGACCACCTGACATTGACGGCCCGTAAAGATTATTACTGGATGCATGCTGGTGGTGAGATTCCCGGCTCACATGTAGTCATTCACAGTAATCACCCGAGTGAGCAGACATTGCAAGAAGCCGCTGTATTGACGGCCTACTACAGCAAGGGGCGCGACTTGAACCGAGTTCCCGTTGACGTGCTTACCGTTGGCCAGATGCGCAAGCCTAAGGGCGCTAAGGCTGGACTCGTTACCTTCAGTGGCCCTGCACGCACCATTACCGTTGTCCCTGATGCTGCTTTAGCTACCGAGTTACGTGACCAGGAGGACCTTCAACATGACCCCGATTGA